In a genomic window of Epinephelus fuscoguttatus linkage group LG23, E.fuscoguttatus.final_Chr_v1:
- the LOC125884052 gene encoding alpha-2 adrenergic receptor, translated as MDSFNASGMDAFTVVHLNSSWSLDSGYSLAATASIAALVSFLILFTVVGNILVVIAVLTSRALKAPQNLFLVSLATADILVATLVMPFSLANELMGYWYFGKVWCGIYLALDVLFCTSSIVHLCAISLDRYWSVTQAVEYNLKRTPKRVKCIILIVWLISAFISSPPLISIDSNNEMSSQPQCEINDDTWYILSSSTASFFAPCLIMVLVYIRIYQVAKTRTRSMSGKNPKPDGVTHTENGLSKATSPFHGERENGHCQCPPTPSQRTVTIAPQTEDADMEESSSSEGKGHKLQREDAQRAKKPNRKKNSISKQSTRISRVSNKSMDLFASRRKRRRSSLARKKVYQAREKRFTFVLAVVMGVFVVCWFPFFFSYSLYGVCRDSCKIPDPLFKFFFWIGYCNSSLNPAIYTIFNRDFRRAFQKILCKSWKKSF; from the coding sequence ATGGACTCGTTTAACGCCAGCGGAATGGACGCGTTCACGGTGGTCCATCTGAATTCCTCCTGGAGTCTGGACAGTGGATATTCTTTAGCAGCGACAGCCAGCATTGCTGCTCTTGTAAGTTTTCTCATTCTCTTTACGGTTGTTGGGAATATTCTGGTGGTTATTGCGGTGTTGACGAGCAGGGCGCTGAAAGCCCCACAGAACCTTTTTCTGGTGTCCCTGGCCACCGCGGACATCCTGGTCGCCACTTTGGTGATGCCGTTTTCCCTGGCGAATGAACTCATGGGCTACTGGTATTTTGGAAAAGTTTGGTGCGGTATTTATCTGGCTTTGGATGTTTTGTTCTGCACTTCGTCTATTGTCCATCTGTGCGCAATAAGCCTGGACCGCTACTGGTCCGTTACGCAGGCTGTAGAGTACAACCTGAAGCGGACTCCCAAACGCGTCAAGTGCATCATCTTAATTGTGTGGCTCATATCTGCTTTCATCTCATCCCCGCCGCTCATATCTATAGACAGCAACAATGAGATGAGCTCTCAGCCACAGTGCGAGATCAATGATGACACCTGGTACATCCTCTCCTCCAGCACCGCGTCCTTCTTCGCTCCGTGCTTAATCATGGTGCTGGTGTATATCAGAATATATCAGGTGGCCAAAACCAGAACCAGAAGCATGTCGGGAAAGAATCCCAAGCCAGATGGCGTTACACATACTGAGAATGGACTGAGCAAAGCCACCTCCCCTTTCCATGGCGAGAGAGAGAACGGTCACTGTCAGTGCCCGCCTACGCCCAGCCAACGCACCGTCACCATCGCGCCACAAACTGAGGATGCTGACATGGAGGAGAGCTCCTCCTCAGAGGGCAAAGGTCACAAACTTCAGCGGGAGGACGCCCAGAGAGCCAAGAAGcccaacagaaagaaaaactcCATCTCCAAACAGTCCACACGCATCTCCAGAGTCAGTAACAAGTCCATGGACCTCTTCGCCTCCAGGAGGAAACGTCGCCGGAGCTCCTTAGCCAGGAAAAAGGTCTATCAAGCCAGAGAAAAGAGGTTTACATTCGTCCTGGCTGTGGTCATGGGGGTGTTTGTTGTGTGCTGGTTCCCCTTTTTCTTCAGCTACAGCCTGTACGGTGTGTGCAGGGACTCCTGTAAGATCCCCGACCCGCTCTTTAAATTCTTCTTCTGGATTGGCTACTGTAACAGCTCCCTCAACCCTGCCATCTACACCATCTTCAACCGGGACTTCAGACGCGCCTTCCAGAAGATCCTTTGCAAGTCGTGGAAAAAGTCCTTTTAG